The following proteins are co-located in the Candidatus Competibacteraceae bacterium genome:
- the ilvN gene encoding acetolactate synthase small subunit, whose product MENEAGALSRVANLFSARGYNIESLTVAPTDDPTLSRLTLVTYGNEQIIEQIVKQLNKLIDVVKLIDLSETDAIERELMLVKTKANGEQRAEMKRLADIFGGHVLDVTEATYTIELTGTGSKLDNFLRAIEKEAILEVVRSGATGIALGQKALRA is encoded by the coding sequence ATGGAAAACGAGGCCGGCGCCCTGTCGCGGGTGGCCAACCTGTTCTCGGCGCGCGGCTACAACATCGAAAGCCTGACGGTCGCGCCCACCGACGACCCGACCCTGTCGCGGCTGACTCTGGTCACCTACGGCAACGAGCAGATCATCGAGCAGATCGTCAAGCAGCTCAACAAGCTGATCGACGTGGTCAAACTGATCGACCTGAGCGAAACCGACGCCATCGAACGCGAGTTGATGCTGGTCAAAACCAAGGCCAATGGCGAGCAACGGGCCGAAATGAAGCGGCTGGCCGACATTTTCGGCGGGCATGTGCTCGACGTGACCGAGGCGACCTACACCATCGAACTGACCGGCACCGGCAGCAAGCTGGATAACTTCCTGCGCGCGATCGAGAAGGAAGCCATCCTCGAGGTCGTCCGTTCCGGCGCCACCGGTATCGCCCTTGGGCAGAAGGCGCTGCGCGCCTGA
- a CDS encoding acetolactate synthase 3 large subunit has translation MELITGAEILVRCLKEEGVECMFGYPGGAVLHIYDALYAQDHIKHVLVRHEQAAVHAAEGYARASGKTGVVLVTSGPGVTNAVTGIADAYMDSIPLVVFSGQVPTALIGNDAFQEVDAVGITRPCVKHNFLVRDIKDLAETVKKAFYIASTGRPGPVLIDLPKDITIGKAEFHYPKKIKLRSYNPTVKGHAGQIRKAVDLILSAKRPMLYTGGGVILSEGSPELVELTQLLGYPITNTLMGLGAYPATDRQFIGMLGMHGTYEANMAMHHCDVLIAIGARFDDRVTGKVDKFCPEAKIVHVDIDPASISKNVQVDIPIVGSVPSVLRGMINVIRDEKLKPDAEALDRWWRQIDEWRAVKSLSYRYSDEVIKPQYVIQKLYQVTEGKAIIASDVGQHQMWAAQYYLFDRPRQWINSGGLGTMGFGLPAAMGAKLAFPDQDVACVTGDGSIQMMLQELSTMKQYYTPVKIVNLNNGYLGMVRQWQEFFYQKRYSMTYMEALPNFVMLAEAYGHVGMRIEKPGDVEGALREAFAMKDRTVFLDFITDQGENVFPMIPSGGGQNEMLLAERDEMVSTHDEGMVLL, from the coding sequence ATGGAACTCATCACGGGTGCTGAAATTCTCGTCCGTTGCCTCAAGGAAGAAGGCGTCGAATGCATGTTCGGTTATCCGGGCGGCGCCGTGCTTCACATCTATGACGCCCTGTACGCTCAGGACCACATCAAGCATGTGCTGGTCCGCCACGAACAGGCCGCTGTCCACGCCGCCGAAGGTTACGCCCGCGCCAGCGGCAAAACCGGCGTGGTGCTGGTCACCTCCGGCCCCGGCGTCACCAACGCCGTTACCGGCATCGCCGACGCCTACATGGATTCCATTCCGCTGGTGGTGTTCTCCGGTCAGGTGCCCACGGCGCTGATCGGCAACGACGCTTTTCAGGAAGTCGACGCGGTCGGCATCACCCGGCCTTGCGTCAAGCATAATTTCCTGGTCAGGGACATCAAGGATCTGGCCGAAACCGTCAAGAAAGCCTTCTATATCGCCAGCACCGGCCGCCCCGGCCCGGTGTTGATCGACCTGCCGAAGGACATCACCATCGGCAAGGCGGAATTTCACTATCCGAAAAAAATCAAGCTGCGCTCCTACAATCCGACGGTCAAGGGCCACGCCGGCCAGATCCGCAAGGCGGTGGATTTGATCCTGTCCGCCAAGCGGCCGATGCTTTATACCGGTGGTGGGGTGATTCTGAGCGAAGGCTCACCGGAACTGGTCGAACTCACCCAGTTGCTCGGTTATCCAATCACCAACACCCTGATGGGATTGGGTGCCTACCCGGCCACCGACCGGCAATTCATCGGCATGTTGGGCATGCACGGCACCTATGAAGCCAACATGGCGATGCACCATTGCGATGTGTTGATCGCCATCGGCGCCCGCTTCGACGACCGGGTCACCGGTAAGGTCGATAAGTTCTGCCCGGAGGCCAAGATCGTCCATGTAGACATCGACCCGGCATCGATCTCCAAGAACGTCCAGGTCGATATTCCCATTGTCGGCTCGGTGCCGAGCGTGCTGCGCGGCATGATCAACGTCATCCGCGATGAAAAGCTCAAGCCCGACGCCGAGGCGCTGGACCGCTGGTGGCGGCAAATCGACGAGTGGCGGGCCGTGAAGTCGCTGAGCTACCGTTACAGCGATGAAGTGATCAAGCCGCAGTACGTGATTCAGAAGCTGTACCAGGTGACCGAAGGCAAGGCCATCATCGCTTCCGATGTCGGCCAGCATCAGATGTGGGCGGCCCAGTACTATCTGTTCGACCGGCCACGGCAGTGGATCAACTCCGGCGGGTTGGGCACCATGGGTTTCGGGCTACCGGCGGCGATGGGCGCCAAGCTGGCCTTTCCTGATCAGGACGTGGCCTGCGTCACCGGTGACGGCAGCATTCAGATGATGCTGCAGGAACTGTCGACCATGAAGCAGTACTACACGCCGGTCAAGATCGTGAATCTGAATAACGGCTACCTCGGCATGGTGCGGCAATGGCAGGAGTTTTTCTACCAGAAACGCTATAGCATGACCTACATGGAAGCGCTGCCGAATTTCGTGATGCTGGCCGAGGCCTATGGCCATGTCGGCATGCGCATCGAAAAACCGGGTGATGTGGAAGGCGCGCTGCGCGAGGCGTTCGCCATGAAGGATCGCACGGTGTTTCTGGACTTCATTACTGATCAGGGCGAGAACGTGTTCCCAATGATCCCCTCGGGTGGTGGCCAGAACGAAATGCTGCTGGCCGAACGCGACGAAATGGTCTCGACCCACGACGAAGGGATGGTGCTGCTGTGA
- a CDS encoding DUF4124 domain-containing protein, with the protein MSKRMRLLVLVLVGCGIVATGQAQQFIYKWNDEQGQIQYSELPPPSGVPYETVRKPAGFGQESGQARDLAKEQEELAKKLAEEEAKTQQQQQEQARKEEDVRAKNCEIAKKNVETLQSDRAVVKTDAQGNKVALDAQQRATELQKAQKDQDYFCNP; encoded by the coding sequence ATGTCGAAACGAATGCGGTTATTGGTATTGGTGTTGGTTGGCTGCGGGATCGTCGCCACGGGGCAGGCGCAGCAGTTCATCTACAAATGGAACGACGAGCAGGGGCAGATACAGTACTCCGAGTTGCCGCCGCCGTCCGGTGTGCCCTATGAGACGGTACGCAAGCCCGCCGGCTTCGGGCAGGAAAGCGGCCAGGCCCGCGATCTGGCCAAGGAACAGGAGGAATTGGCCAAAAAATTGGCCGAGGAAGAAGCCAAGACACAGCAGCAGCAGCAAGAACAGGCGCGGAAGGAGGAGGATGTGCGCGCCAAGAACTGCGAGATCGCCAAGAAAAATGTGGAAACGCTGCAGAGCGACCGGGCGGTGGTCAAGACCGATGCGCAGGGTAACAAGGTGGCACTCGACGCCCAGCAGCGCGCGACGGAATTGCAAAAGGCTCAGAAAGACCAGGATTATTTCTGCAACCCCTGA
- a CDS encoding proline--tRNA ligase, with amino-acid sequence MRVSRFPLFTVKETPADAEVVSHQLMLRAGLIRKLAAGIYTWLPLGLRVLRKTEAVVREEMNQAGALELSMPAVQPAELWQESGRWRKYGPELLRIKDRHERDFCFGPTHEEVITDLFRREIKSYKQLPVNFYQIQTKFRDEVRPRFGVMRAREFLMKDAYSFHLDPASLQETYERMYDAYSRIFTRLGLRFRAVLADTGSIGGAHSHEFHVLAESGEDAIAFSDVGDYAANVELAEALAPPGERPAPAEALTRTHTPGVKTIAELCDFLKVPAERTVKAVVVEGEDGQPVLLLVRGDHEVNTIKAEKLPQVKAPLAFASPEAIRAAFGANPGSLGAVGFDGVVIADRTVANMADMVAGANQDDWHLTGVNFGRDCPEPLVADIRSVVQGDPSPDEQGTLAIARGIEVGHIFQLGRKYSAAMQAEVLGEDGQPATVTMGCYGIGVSRVVAAAIEQNHDERGIVWPAAMTPFQVALLPIGAARSAAVREATEALYRELVAAGIEVLLDDRDARPGVMFADMELIGIPHRVVVSERNLAAGQVEYRGRRDPDHTRVARAELLGWLRERLTVEQH; translated from the coding sequence ATGCGCGTATCCCGCTTTCCGTTATTCACCGTCAAGGAAACTCCGGCCGACGCCGAGGTTGTCAGCCATCAGCTCATGTTGCGAGCAGGCCTGATTCGCAAGCTCGCCGCCGGTATCTACACCTGGCTGCCGTTGGGCCTGCGTGTGCTGCGCAAGACCGAGGCGGTGGTGCGCGAGGAAATGAACCAGGCCGGCGCGCTGGAATTGTCCATGCCCGCCGTCCAGCCCGCCGAACTGTGGCAGGAATCCGGCCGCTGGCGGAAGTACGGCCCGGAGTTGTTGCGGATCAAGGATCGGCACGAACGCGATTTCTGCTTCGGTCCGACTCACGAGGAAGTGATCACCGATCTGTTTCGCCGCGAGATCAAAAGTTACAAGCAACTGCCGGTCAACTTCTACCAGATCCAGACCAAGTTCCGCGACGAAGTCAGGCCGCGATTTGGGGTGATGCGGGCCCGCGAGTTCCTGATGAAGGACGCTTATTCCTTTCATCTGGACCCCGCCTCGTTGCAGGAAACCTATGAGCGGATGTATGACGCCTACTCGCGCATCTTCACCCGGTTGGGGCTGCGGTTTCGCGCGGTGCTGGCCGATACCGGTAGCATCGGCGGCGCGCATTCCCACGAATTTCATGTGCTGGCCGAGTCCGGCGAGGACGCCATCGCCTTTTCCGACGTTGGCGACTACGCCGCCAACGTCGAACTGGCCGAAGCGTTGGCCCCGCCCGGCGAGCGTCCGGCGCCGGCCGAGGCGTTGACGCGCACGCATACCCCCGGAGTCAAGACCATCGCCGAGCTATGCGATTTCCTCAAGGTTCCCGCCGAGCGGACAGTGAAGGCGGTGGTGGTCGAGGGCGAGGACGGGCAGCCGGTGTTGCTGCTGGTGCGTGGCGACCACGAAGTGAATACGATCAAGGCCGAAAAACTGCCACAGGTGAAGGCGCCGTTGGCTTTCGCCAGTCCCGAGGCGATCCGGGCGGCATTTGGCGCCAATCCCGGCTCGCTCGGCGCGGTCGGTTTCGACGGTGTGGTGATCGCCGACCGCACTGTGGCGAACATGGCCGATATGGTGGCTGGCGCGAACCAGGACGACTGGCATCTGACGGGCGTCAATTTCGGCCGCGACTGCCCGGAACCGCTAGTCGCCGACATCCGTAGCGTGGTCCAGGGCGACCCCAGCCCCGACGAACAGGGTACGCTGGCTATCGCTCGCGGCATCGAGGTCGGCCATATCTTTCAACTTGGCCGCAAGTACAGCGCCGCCATGCAGGCCGAGGTACTCGGCGAGGATGGCCAGCCGGCAACCGTCACCATGGGTTGCTACGGTATCGGAGTATCGCGAGTGGTGGCGGCGGCCATCGAGCAGAACCACGACGAGCGCGGTATCGTCTGGCCGGCGGCGATGACCCCGTTTCAGGTGGCGCTGCTGCCAATTGGCGCGGCGCGCTCGGCGGCGGTACGCGAGGCCACCGAGGCGCTGTATCGGGAACTGGTGGCCGCGGGTATCGAGGTCTTGCTGGACGACCGAGATGCCCGGCCCGGTGTCATGTTCGCCGACATGGAATTGATCGGCATCCCGCATCGCGTGGTGGTTAGCGAGCGAAACTTGGCCGCCGGTCAGGTGGAGTACCGCGGTCGGCGTGATCCGGACCACACGCGGGTGGCGCGAGCGGAATTGCTCGGCTGGTTGCGGGAGCGGCTGACGGTGGAGCAGCATTAG
- a CDS encoding acylphosphatase, which translates to MKTLCLHCHVTGRVQGVGFRYATAEKAWGLGVNGSVRNLPDRRVEVLVCGEERAVIALRNWLWQGPQFARVTDVHCEILPYQDFHDFRID; encoded by the coding sequence TTGAAAACCCTGTGCCTCCACTGCCATGTGACCGGCCGCGTTCAGGGCGTCGGCTTCCGTTATGCCACCGCTGAAAAAGCCTGGGGGTTGGGCGTCAACGGCTCTGTGCGCAACCTGCCGGATCGACGGGTGGAGGTATTGGTCTGCGGGGAAGAAAGAGCGGTTATCGCTCTACGCAACTGGCTGTGGCAAGGCCCGCAATTCGCCCGAGTCACTGACGTCCATTGCGAAATATTGCCCTATCAGGATTTTCACGATTTTCGGATTGACTAG
- a CDS encoding TlpA family protein disulfide reductase, whose amino-acid sequence MPPIASCRSYRTDFRPTLLLLALLALNPLSRAQGMDFTQPGIDGQPVRLADFRGRWVIVNFWATWCTPCLLEMPELQTFHEQHHERATVVGVNFEDIAPSEIRAFVERLAITFPVALSGGEPLPGFELKGLPTTFLISPAGELVDTHLGTVNAAMLAERLAELESAGGSSR is encoded by the coding sequence GTGCCCCCCATCGCCTCATGTCGCTCTTATCGGACCGATTTCCGGCCGACGCTGTTACTGCTGGCATTGCTGGCGTTGAACCCTCTCTCCCGCGCGCAAGGCATGGACTTTACCCAGCCCGGCATAGACGGCCAGCCGGTACGACTGGCCGATTTCCGCGGCCGGTGGGTCATCGTCAATTTCTGGGCAACCTGGTGCACGCCTTGTCTGTTGGAAATGCCGGAATTACAGACGTTTCACGAGCAGCACCACGAACGCGCCACCGTGGTCGGCGTCAATTTTGAGGATATTGCCCCCTCCGAAATCCGTGCCTTTGTCGAACGACTGGCCATCACCTTCCCCGTCGCGCTGAGCGGCGGGGAGCCTCTGCCCGGATTTGAGCTGAAGGGCTTGCCCACCACATTCCTGATTTCACCCGCCGGGGAACTCGTCGATACCCACTTGGGCACCGTGAACGCCGCCATGCTCGCGGAGCGGTTGGCCGAACTGGAATCGGCCGGCGGTTCGTCTCGCTAG
- a CDS encoding DUF4398 domain-containing protein: MSDARQAIWSAEASGAARRAPNALQAAWILLQKAQAHLETGAYEDARRYALDARDEAIKAREDAVRDAAVRSDSP, translated from the coding sequence ATGAGCGACGCCCGACAGGCTATTTGGTCGGCCGAGGCCAGCGGCGCGGCGCGGCGCGCGCCCAACGCCTTGCAGGCGGCCTGGATTCTGCTGCAAAAAGCCCAAGCGCATTTGGAAACGGGCGCCTACGAAGATGCACGTCGGTATGCCCTGGACGCACGCGACGAAGCGATCAAGGCCCGAGAGGATGCGGTACGCGATGCCGCGGTTCGATCGGACTCTCCCTAG
- the wrbA gene encoding NAD(P)H:quinone oxidoreductase, whose amino-acid sequence MAEILILYYSRTGGTAEMARQVARGVEEVEGMIARLRTVPAVSTVCEAVEDEIPSDGSPYASLDDLRECVGLALGSPTRFGNMAAPLKYFLDSTGGLWLAGALAGKPAAVFASVSTLHGGHESTLLSMMLPLLHHGMLLVGIPFTEAALHETRGGGTPYGPSHWSGPESNAVLTAEEKRLCRALGQRLARIARRLEAA is encoded by the coding sequence ATGGCGGAAATATTGATCTTGTACTACAGCCGCACTGGAGGCACCGCCGAGATGGCGCGCCAAGTGGCTCGGGGCGTGGAGGAAGTGGAAGGCATGATAGCTCGGTTGCGTACCGTACCCGCGGTTTCGACGGTTTGCGAGGCGGTCGAAGACGAAATTCCAAGCGATGGATCGCCGTATGCGAGTCTGGACGATCTGCGGGAGTGCGTCGGCCTGGCTTTGGGTAGTCCGACCCGTTTCGGCAATATGGCGGCACCGCTCAAGTACTTTCTGGATTCCACGGGAGGGCTCTGGCTGGCGGGGGCGCTGGCGGGAAAACCGGCGGCGGTATTCGCTTCGGTCTCGACCTTGCACGGCGGTCACGAATCCACTTTGCTGAGCATGATGCTACCGTTGCTACATCACGGGATGCTGTTGGTGGGGATCCCTTTCACGGAGGCGGCGTTGCATGAAACCCGCGGCGGCGGAACGCCTTACGGCCCGAGTCACTGGTCCGGGCCGGAATCCAACGCCGTGCTGACCGCCGAGGAAAAACGGTTGTGTCGCGCTTTGGGTCAGCGGTTGGCGCGGATCGCGCGGCGATTGGAGGCAGCGTGA
- a CDS encoding DUF2069 domain-containing protein: MSRFWGGVALTGYFGLFGVLLLWYAWLEPSSRLPIALVLILLVGPLLVPLRGLLHGRPYTHAWTSFLALFYFAAGVFNVAGPMVHPWMAWLEIGFSVLLFLGAVLYARSRSREWRAAASGLIVAPAAHVVRLESGASRVKPKER; encoded by the coding sequence GTGAGCCGATTTTGGGGTGGGGTTGCATTAACGGGTTACTTCGGCCTGTTCGGCGTGTTGTTGCTTTGGTATGCCTGGTTGGAGCCGTCGAGCCGGTTGCCGATCGCTTTGGTGTTGATCCTGCTGGTGGGGCCGCTGCTGGTGCCTTTGCGAGGCCTGCTGCACGGCCGCCCTTATACCCATGCCTGGACCAGTTTCCTCGCGCTGTTTTATTTTGCGGCCGGGGTTTTCAATGTTGCGGGACCCATGGTTCATCCTTGGATGGCATGGCTCGAAATCGGATTTAGCGTGTTGCTGTTTTTGGGCGCGGTTCTGTATGCTCGCTCCCGATCCCGGGAGTGGCGAGCGGCGGCCAGCGGGCTGATCGTTGCTCCCGCCGCTCACGTTGTTCGGCTTGAGAGCGGCGCGTCCAGGGTAAAACCCAAGGAGCGATGA
- the rimP gene encoding ribosome maturation factor RimP, with translation MRQDFQMLRRIVAATVESMGYELVGVEFHPRSTNALLRIYIDGENGITLDDCQRVSHQLSGVLDVEDPIAGSYTLEISSPGLDRPLFEAKHFARFAGAVVRIQLREPLDGRRKLVGHLLGMRGDDVVIAGSDGQEWEVPLERIEKARLVPQL, from the coding sequence ATGCGCCAGGATTTTCAGATGCTCCGGCGGATAGTGGCCGCCACAGTGGAATCGATGGGCTATGAACTGGTAGGCGTGGAGTTCCACCCGCGCTCCACCAACGCGCTGTTGCGAATTTATATCGACGGCGAAAACGGAATCACTCTGGATGACTGCCAGCGGGTCAGTCATCAACTGAGCGGCGTGCTGGATGTCGAGGACCCAATCGCCGGGTCATACACCCTGGAGATTTCTTCGCCCGGGTTGGACCGTCCGCTGTTCGAGGCCAAGCATTTTGCGCGCTTTGCCGGCGCGGTGGTTCGAATCCAGCTCAGAGAACCGCTGGATGGGCGGCGGAAACTGGTCGGGCACCTACTTGGGATGCGCGGCGATGACGTGGTGATCGCGGGCAGCGACGGGCAGGAATGGGAGGTGCCGCTTGAGCGGATCGAGAAAGCTCGGTTGGTACCCCAACTCTAA
- the nusA gene encoding transcription termination/antitermination protein NusA: MRVKDSVSAKDSKEGHKEILLVVDAVSNERGVSKEIIFSALEIALASAAKKRYEGDPDVRVTINRRIGSYETFRRWLVVEDATQIESPDRQMNLEDASRIQADVQAGGYIEILLENADFGGRIAAQTAKQVIVQKVRDAERAQIVDAYLHRKGELIGGVVKRLERDRDRDRRSERSERSERSDVILDVGGNVEAKIMGEDQIPRESFRTGERVRGYLKDVRAESRGPQLFVSRVAPEFLSALFSLEVPEINQGIIEIKGAARDPGSRAKIAVKSKDARIDPIGACVGMRGARVQSVTNELAGERVDIVQWDDDPVRFVMNAMSPAEVESVIVDEDAHSMDIIVADEKQLAQAIGKGGQNVQLASRLTGWTLNVMTRTQAQAKRGQEDEGLSRMFVEQLGVDEEIATILVREGFAGLEEVAYVPVHEMLEIPEFDQEIVEELRGHARDVLLTRAIAAEEEIDSTRPAEDLLGMDGMDEELAFMLASSGITTMEDLAELSVDDLNDIAGLDDERAAKLIMTARAPWFSNDER; this comes from the coding sequence ATGCGCGTTAAAGATAGCGTTAGCGCTAAAGACAGCAAAGAAGGCCACAAAGAAATTCTGCTGGTTGTGGACGCCGTTTCCAATGAAAGAGGCGTCAGCAAGGAAATCATTTTTAGCGCCCTGGAAATTGCGCTGGCATCGGCGGCCAAGAAGCGCTACGAGGGCGATCCCGACGTGCGGGTGACGATCAACCGGCGGATCGGCAGTTATGAAACCTTCCGGCGTTGGCTGGTCGTGGAAGATGCCACGCAGATCGAGAGTCCCGATCGGCAGATGAACCTTGAAGATGCGAGCCGAATCCAGGCGGATGTCCAGGCCGGTGGCTATATCGAGATCCTCCTGGAGAACGCCGATTTTGGCGGCCGCATTGCCGCGCAGACCGCCAAGCAAGTCATCGTCCAGAAAGTGCGGGACGCCGAGCGAGCGCAGATCGTGGATGCCTATCTGCACCGCAAGGGTGAGTTGATCGGTGGGGTGGTCAAGCGCCTGGAGCGGGATCGGGATCGGGATCGACGGTCGGAGCGTAGCGAGCGGTCGGAGCGTAGCGATGTGATCCTGGATGTGGGTGGCAACGTTGAAGCCAAAATCATGGGCGAGGATCAGATTCCCCGCGAATCGTTCCGGACTGGCGAGCGGGTGCGGGGCTACCTGAAGGATGTTCGCGCCGAAAGCCGCGGTCCCCAGCTCTTCGTCAGCCGGGTGGCGCCAGAATTTCTGAGTGCGCTGTTCTCGCTGGAAGTACCCGAAATCAACCAAGGCATCATTGAGATCAAGGGTGCGGCGCGTGATCCCGGCTCGCGAGCCAAGATCGCGGTCAAGAGCAAGGATGCCCGCATTGATCCCATCGGCGCCTGCGTGGGCATGCGTGGTGCCCGGGTGCAAAGCGTGACCAACGAGTTGGCCGGCGAGCGGGTGGATATCGTGCAATGGGATGACGATCCGGTCCGCTTTGTGATGAATGCGATGTCGCCGGCCGAAGTTGAATCGGTCATCGTCGACGAGGACGCGCACAGCATGGATATCATCGTCGCCGACGAAAAACAGTTGGCGCAGGCGATCGGCAAGGGGGGGCAGAACGTGCAGTTGGCGAGCCGGCTGACTGGCTGGACGCTGAACGTGATGACCCGGACCCAGGCCCAGGCCAAGCGTGGTCAGGAGGACGAAGGCTTGTCGCGCATGTTTGTGGAGCAGTTGGGGGTCGATGAAGAGATCGCCACGATCCTGGTGCGTGAAGGGTTCGCCGGCTTGGAAGAAGTCGCCTACGTACCTGTCCACGAGATGCTGGAGATTCCGGAGTTCGATCAGGAGATCGTCGAGGAATTGCGTGGGCACGCGCGCGATGTGCTGCTGACGCGTGCCATCGCCGCCGAAGAAGAGATTGACAGCACCCGGCCGGCCGAGGATTTGCTGGGGATGGACGGCATGGATGAGGAATTGGCTTTTATGTTGGCTAGTAGCGGGATCACGACCATGGAGGATTTGGCCGAGCTATCGGTGGACGATCTCAACGATATAGCCGGATTGGATGACGAACGGGCCGCGAAACTGATCATGACGGCGCGAGCGCCTTGGTTTTCGAATGACGAGCGGTAG